In Pseudomonas sp. MM213, a genomic segment contains:
- a CDS encoding GGDEF domain-containing protein has protein sequence MSDEAQRWKEKYLKSIEQQEKLERRWDARLDLLRRGLVRSTLAAEGTDRAVDQCMKEMREVIRTNDMDAGLAALLPRLEKAVLDSEQRRETRVNQTSAALTSLVTQLQTLPLPREVSRPLKNFAKTLDGRVSQAREIPLLLSELSGLQGKALNQLETPTEPGRPGLLQRLFGSREADEATPEAAASQVQASAPAPVEAIAALPAETPRVAVESAPVAAEPPVTAPDTHAAAPEPPVIETPTDAPPPAVVTFVPPVVEPQPAPEVETPAQPQAQQPEQPAPAAMTPVVEAQPPGNPDELTPVVLLDSLPLPSPVTQALAAIDPEQPEHDILYALPDSPEPSYSSVAKHIEDTLLGLLDDLSLPERHRPQAEAMRDRLQNGLNWYELLPILDDLATLMLAINNSGQHEFEVYLQQLNERLESFQSNLQAASDGHADNQSAARQMDTQIREQVDGLQSSMQEAADLDDLKHVLENHLEGLLGTMDQHQKQRDEREQEVAARLKGLAERVAHMEQEAQGYREHLEEQRQKALIDPLTGLPNRAAWSERLDHEIHQWQQHGNTLLLAMLDLDHFKRINDNYGHLAGDKVLKIIATVLRKRLRGTDFIARFGGEEFVLLMPGTVPAVGAKLLESLRAAVEACPFHFKSEPVTITISMGLTAFKPGEHSDLVLKRADQALYRAKHAGRNRVELG, from the coding sequence ATGAGCGACGAAGCACAGCGCTGGAAAGAGAAATACCTCAAAAGCATCGAACAACAGGAAAAACTCGAGCGTCGCTGGGACGCCCGGCTCGACTTGCTGCGGCGCGGGTTGGTGCGCAGTACGCTGGCGGCCGAGGGCACTGACCGCGCTGTTGACCAGTGCATGAAGGAAATGCGCGAGGTCATCCGCACCAATGACATGGATGCGGGCCTGGCGGCGCTGCTTCCGCGACTGGAAAAAGCCGTACTCGACTCCGAACAGCGTCGCGAAACCCGAGTCAATCAGACCAGTGCCGCGCTGACCTCGCTGGTAACGCAACTGCAAACGTTGCCGTTGCCCCGGGAAGTGAGCCGGCCACTCAAGAACTTTGCCAAAACCCTGGACGGACGCGTCAGCCAGGCGCGCGAGATCCCGTTGCTGCTCAGCGAACTGAGTGGCCTGCAAGGCAAAGCCTTGAATCAGCTGGAGACCCCGACAGAACCCGGTCGTCCGGGCTTGCTGCAACGACTGTTCGGCAGTCGTGAAGCGGATGAAGCCACTCCGGAAGCTGCGGCTTCGCAGGTCCAGGCATCCGCTCCAGCGCCTGTAGAAGCCATTGCTGCTTTGCCTGCCGAGACGCCGCGAGTCGCCGTCGAATCCGCACCAGTCGCCGCTGAGCCACCAGTAACCGCGCCTGACACGCACGCGGCCGCACCCGAGCCGCCAGTGATCGAAACGCCGACAGACGCCCCGCCGCCTGCCGTCGTGACGTTTGTCCCGCCAGTTGTTGAGCCTCAGCCAGCGCCCGAAGTGGAAACACCGGCCCAGCCGCAGGCTCAACAACCGGAACAACCCGCACCCGCCGCGATGACACCGGTTGTCGAGGCTCAACCGCCTGGCAATCCCGACGAACTCACCCCGGTGGTGCTTCTCGACAGCTTGCCCCTGCCCTCGCCCGTGACCCAGGCGCTGGCCGCCATCGATCCGGAACAACCTGAACACGATATTCTCTACGCCCTTCCGGACTCGCCCGAGCCGTCCTACAGCTCAGTGGCCAAGCACATCGAAGACACGCTACTGGGCCTGCTCGACGACCTGTCGCTACCCGAACGTCACCGCCCACAAGCCGAAGCGATGCGTGATCGCCTGCAAAACGGCTTGAACTGGTACGAACTGCTGCCGATCCTCGACGATCTCGCAACGTTGATGCTGGCGATCAACAACAGCGGACAGCACGAGTTCGAAGTTTATTTGCAGCAACTCAACGAACGCCTCGAGTCGTTCCAGAGCAACTTGCAAGCCGCCAGCGATGGCCATGCCGACAACCAATCTGCGGCACGGCAAATGGACACGCAGATCCGCGAACAAGTCGACGGCTTGCAGAGCAGCATGCAGGAAGCCGCTGACCTGGACGACCTCAAGCATGTGCTGGAGAACCACCTCGAAGGCCTGTTGGGCACCATGGACCAACACCAGAAGCAGCGCGACGAACGCGAACAGGAAGTGGCCGCCCGCCTGAAAGGCCTGGCCGAACGGGTGGCGCACATGGAGCAGGAAGCCCAGGGTTATCGCGAACATCTTGAAGAGCAGCGCCAGAAAGCCTTGATCGACCCGCTGACCGGGCTGCCGAACCGGGCGGCCTGGAGCGAGCGGCTCGACCACGAAATCCATCAGTGGCAGCAGCACGGCAACACCCTTCTGCTGGCCATGCTCGACCTCGACCATTTCAAACGCATCAACGATAACTATGGTCATCTGGCGGGCGACAAAGTGCTGAAAATCATCGCCACGGTGTTGCGCAAGCGCCTGCGCGGGACAGATTTCATTGCACGTTTTGGCGGAGAAGAATTTGTCCTGTTAATGCCCGGTACCGTGCCGGCCGTCGGCGCAAAACTGTTGGAAAGCTTGCGAGCGGCGGTCGAAGCCTGCCCGTTCCATTTCAAAAGCGAGCCGGTGACCATCACCATTTCCATGGGACTGACAGCGTTCAAACCCGGCGAACACAGCGATCTGGTGCTTAAAAGAGCCGATCAGGCGCTGTATCGCGCCAAACATGCCGGGCGTAACCGAGTGGAACTGGGCTGA
- a CDS encoding thiol:disulfide interchange protein DsbA/DsbL has protein sequence MRNLIISAALVAASLFGMTAQAAEAPAAPYVELSNPVPVAVPGKIEVVELFWYGCPHCYAFEPVINPWVEKLPSDVNFVRIPAMFGGPWDAHGQMFLTLEAMGVESKVHAAVFNAIQKEHKKLTDKDDMADFLATQGVDKDKFLATFDSFAIKGQIVKAKELAKKYEISGVPTMIVNGKYRFDVGSAGGAEQALQLADKLVDKERATIKAVAH, from the coding sequence ATGCGTAATCTGATCATCAGCGCCGCACTCGTCGCTGCCAGCCTGTTCGGCATGACTGCCCAAGCCGCCGAAGCCCCCGCCGCCCCTTATGTCGAACTGAGCAACCCGGTTCCGGTTGCAGTGCCTGGCAAGATCGAAGTGGTGGAGCTGTTCTGGTACGGCTGCCCGCATTGCTACGCGTTCGAGCCAGTGATCAATCCCTGGGTCGAGAAGCTGCCGTCCGACGTGAATTTCGTGCGTATTCCTGCAATGTTCGGCGGCCCGTGGGATGCACACGGCCAGATGTTCCTGACCCTGGAAGCCATGGGCGTCGAGAGCAAGGTTCACGCTGCAGTGTTCAACGCGATTCAGAAAGAACACAAAAAGCTGACCGATAAAGACGACATGGCCGACTTCCTGGCGACTCAAGGCGTAGACAAGGACAAGTTCCTGGCGACCTTCGACTCCTTCGCCATTAAAGGCCAGATCGTCAAGGCCAAAGAACTGGCCAAGAAATATGAAATCTCCGGTGTCCCAACCATGATCGTCAACGGCAAGTATCGCTTTGACGTGGGCTCTGCCGGCGGTGCCGAGCAAGCGCTGCAACTGGCCGACAAACTGGTCGACAAAGAGCGAGCGACTATCAAGGCTGTTGCCCACTAA
- a CDS encoding DUF1328 domain-containing protein encodes MLSWAITFLIIAIIAAVLGFGGIAGTATGIAKILFVVFLVMFIASFFFGRRGRG; translated from the coding sequence ATGTTGAGCTGGGCAATCACATTCTTGATCATTGCCATCATCGCTGCAGTACTGGGCTTCGGTGGTATCGCGGGCACCGCCACGGGTATCGCCAAGATTCTCTTTGTCGTGTTCCTGGTGATGTTCATTGCTTCGTTCTTCTTTGGCCGTCGCGGTCGAGGTTGA
- a CDS encoding N-acetylmuramoyl-L-alanine amidase, with translation MKFLTLFVSLILLAGCASGPRFDTSHPSANHDSRVQFVVVHYTSASLERSLQLLTHGEVSSHYLIGDDTNATIYKLMDENQRAWHAGESEWQGRTWLNSSSIGIEIVNPGFKELPTGGRYWYPYSEAQVQSLIVLLKDISKRHAISPHSIIGHSDIAPFRKLDPGPLFPWKRLAAEGLGVWPDEQAVARQQVQFDSKLPSVSWFQAQLARLGYATPQTGELDVATRHVIGAFQMHFRPSRFDGMPDAQTAALLQVLNQTK, from the coding sequence ATGAAATTTCTCACCCTCTTCGTGTCGCTGATCCTGTTGGCCGGCTGTGCCAGCGGACCTCGGTTCGACACCAGCCATCCTTCGGCCAATCACGACAGCCGCGTTCAATTCGTGGTGGTGCATTACACCTCGGCATCGCTGGAGCGTTCGTTGCAACTGCTGACCCACGGCGAAGTCAGCAGCCATTACCTGATCGGCGACGACACAAACGCCACTATCTATAAGTTGATGGACGAGAACCAACGGGCATGGCACGCCGGAGAGAGTGAGTGGCAGGGTCGGACCTGGTTGAATTCCAGCTCCATCGGCATTGAAATCGTCAACCCAGGATTCAAGGAACTCCCGACCGGAGGGCGTTACTGGTATCCCTACAGCGAAGCTCAGGTCCAGTCCTTGATCGTCTTGCTAAAAGACATCAGCAAACGTCACGCCATCAGCCCCCACAGCATTATCGGCCATAGCGACATCGCGCCATTCCGCAAGCTGGACCCGGGGCCGCTTTTCCCCTGGAAGCGCCTGGCCGCCGAAGGCCTTGGTGTTTGGCCAGACGAGCAGGCCGTGGCGCGGCAACAAGTGCAGTTCGACTCGAAACTGCCGAGCGTCAGCTGGTTTCAGGCACAGTTGGCCCGCCTCGGTTACGCCACGCCGCAAACCGGCGAGCTGGATGTGGCAACGCGTCACGTGATCGGCGCCTTTCAAATGCATTTCCGGCCGTCGCGCTTCGACGGCATGCCGGATGCGCAGACAGCTGCACTTCTCCAGGTGTTGAATCAGACAAAATAA
- the gltP gene encoding glutamate/aspartate:proton symporter GltP, producing the protein MKKAKLSLAWQILIGLVLGIAIGALLNHFSAEKAWWISNVLQPAGDIFIRLIKMIVIPIVISSLIVGIAGVGDAKKLGSIGLKTIIYFEVVTTIAIVVGLLLANLFHPGAGIDMSTLGTVDISKYQATAAEVQHEHAFIETILNLIPSNIFAAMARGEMLPIIFFSVLFGLGLSSLKPELRDPLVTMFQGVSESMFKVTHMIMNYAPIGVFALIAVTVANFGFASLLPLAKLVILVYVAIAFFAFVVLGLIARLFGFSVIKLMRIFKDELVLAYSTASSETVLPRVIEKMEAYGAPKAICSFVVPTGYSFNLDGSTLYQSIAAIFIAQLYGIDLSISQQLLLVLTLMVTSKGIAGVPGVSFVVLLATLGSVGIPLEGLAFIAGVDRIMDMARTALNVIGNALAVLVIARWEGMYDDAKGQRYWNSLPHWRSKEKLPVGEVSNN; encoded by the coding sequence ATGAAGAAGGCAAAGCTTAGCCTCGCCTGGCAGATCCTAATCGGTCTGGTATTGGGGATTGCAATCGGTGCGCTGCTCAACCATTTCAGTGCCGAAAAGGCTTGGTGGATCAGCAACGTTCTGCAACCAGCAGGCGATATCTTTATCCGTCTGATCAAGATGATCGTGATCCCGATCGTGATCTCGTCGTTGATCGTCGGTATTGCGGGCGTCGGTGACGCGAAGAAACTCGGCAGCATCGGCCTCAAGACGATCATCTACTTCGAAGTCGTCACCACCATCGCCATCGTCGTTGGCCTGCTGCTCGCCAACCTGTTCCACCCGGGTGCCGGCATCGACATGAGCACCCTGGGTACCGTGGATATTTCCAAGTACCAGGCGACCGCCGCCGAGGTACAGCATGAACACGCGTTCATCGAAACCATCCTCAACCTGATCCCATCCAACATCTTCGCGGCCATGGCCCGCGGCGAAATGCTGCCGATCATCTTCTTCTCGGTGCTGTTCGGTCTCGGTTTGTCGAGCCTCAAGCCCGAGTTGCGCGACCCGCTGGTGACGATGTTCCAGGGCGTGTCGGAAAGCATGTTCAAGGTCACCCACATGATCATGAACTACGCCCCGATCGGCGTATTCGCACTGATCGCGGTGACCGTGGCCAACTTCGGCTTCGCGTCCCTGCTGCCGCTGGCCAAACTGGTAATCCTGGTTTACGTCGCCATCGCCTTCTTCGCCTTCGTGGTGCTGGGCCTGATCGCTCGCCTGTTCGGTTTCTCGGTGATCAAGCTGATGCGCATCTTCAAGGATGAGCTGGTGCTGGCCTACTCCACCGCCTCCTCCGAAACCGTGCTGCCGCGCGTGATCGAGAAGATGGAAGCCTACGGCGCGCCGAAGGCCATCTGCAGCTTCGTGGTGCCGACCGGTTACTCGTTCAACCTTGACGGTTCGACCTTGTATCAAAGCATCGCGGCAATCTTCATTGCCCAGCTCTACGGCATCGACCTGTCGATCAGCCAGCAATTGCTGCTGGTACTGACCCTGATGGTCACCTCCAAAGGCATCGCCGGCGTTCCGGGCGTGTCCTTCGTGGTGCTGCTGGCAACCTTGGGCAGCGTGGGTATCCCGCTGGAAGGCCTGGCGTTCATCGCCGGTGTCGACCGCATCATGGACATGGCGCGTACCGCGCTGAACGTGATCGGCAACGCCCTGGCCGTGTTGGTCATCGCCCGTTGGGAAGGCATGTACGACGACGCCAAGGGCCAGCGCTACTGGAACTCCCTGCCGCACTGGCGCAGCAAGGAAAAGCTGCCGGTCGGCGAAGTGTCCAACAACTGA
- a CDS encoding ATP-binding protein, with the protein MKLAMKLRTRLFLSISALITVALLGLLLGLVSVMQMAGTQEALIRNNFVTLDLGLKMRQTLGDQLILMLGEKSDPAAFETSRLHYLQLVDEGITHEQNQESGQHGFRQAKDDYLRFLQALDQAHDPSHVLSGNEDLAEKLNVLRNGLITEQKRALDTINETQRQARERALLIAGLLGLVGLAVLIIGFVTAHAIARRFGEPIEALAQAADNIGQGNFEVTLPISSAVEMNLLTKRFGIMAEALRQHQATNIDELLAGQQRLQAVLDSIDDGLLMIDRDGHLEHLNPVAQRQLGWDTDRLGQGLGAALERPELDQQLQLVLRGGTLERAPEDLSIQVDGESRLLTYSLTPVSHTQAQILGAVMVLHDVTEQRAFERVRSEFVLRASHELRTPVTGMHMAFGLFRERTHFAQDSREADLLDTVNEEMQRLMQLINDLLNFSRYQNGLQKLSLAPCSIEELLERARSRFADTAQEKGINLLVEVQGPLPWLQADQPQLDRVLDNLIDNALRHTGPDGQIRLQARRHGERVIISVEDNGEGIAYGQQGRIFEPFVQVGRKKGGAGLGLALCKEIVQLHGGRMGVYSRPGQGTQFYMALAV; encoded by the coding sequence ATGAAACTGGCGATGAAGTTGCGTACTCGGCTTTTTCTGAGTATTTCCGCCTTGATCACCGTGGCGCTGCTGGGGCTTTTGCTCGGTCTGGTCAGCGTGATGCAGATGGCGGGAACCCAGGAAGCGCTGATTCGCAACAATTTCGTCACCCTGGATCTGGGCCTGAAGATGCGCCAGACCCTGGGCGATCAACTGATCCTCATGCTGGGCGAAAAATCGGATCCAGCGGCGTTTGAAACATCCAGGCTGCATTATCTTCAGTTGGTGGATGAAGGCATCACCCATGAGCAGAATCAAGAGAGCGGCCAACACGGTTTCAGGCAGGCCAAGGACGATTACCTGCGGTTTCTTCAGGCGCTGGACCAGGCACACGATCCGTCCCATGTACTGAGTGGCAACGAAGACCTCGCCGAAAAACTCAACGTATTGCGCAACGGGCTGATTACCGAGCAAAAGCGAGCGCTGGATACCATCAATGAAACGCAACGTCAGGCGCGGGAACGAGCGCTGCTGATTGCCGGCCTGCTCGGTCTGGTCGGGCTGGCGGTGCTGATCATCGGTTTCGTCACCGCTCATGCGATCGCACGTCGTTTCGGCGAACCGATCGAGGCCTTGGCCCAGGCCGCCGACAACATCGGCCAAGGCAATTTCGAGGTAACCCTGCCGATTTCCTCGGCAGTGGAAATGAATCTGCTGACCAAGCGTTTCGGGATCATGGCCGAGGCTCTGCGTCAGCATCAGGCCACTAATATCGACGAATTGCTCGCCGGCCAGCAGCGTTTGCAGGCGGTGCTCGATAGCATTGATGACGGGCTGCTGATGATCGACCGCGACGGCCATCTGGAACACCTCAACCCGGTGGCGCAGCGCCAGTTGGGTTGGGACACCGATCGTCTTGGTCAGGGGCTGGGTGCCGCGCTCGAACGCCCCGAGCTGGATCAACAGCTGCAACTGGTGCTGCGTGGCGGCACGTTGGAGCGGGCGCCGGAGGACCTGAGTATCCAGGTCGATGGCGAGTCGCGGTTGCTCACGTACAGCCTGACACCGGTCAGTCATACTCAGGCCCAGATTCTGGGCGCGGTCATGGTGTTGCATGACGTCACCGAGCAGCGTGCTTTCGAGCGAGTGCGCAGCGAGTTCGTGTTGCGTGCGTCTCATGAGCTGCGAACGCCGGTCACCGGGATGCACATGGCATTCGGCCTGTTTCGGGAGCGCACGCACTTTGCGCAGGACTCGCGAGAAGCGGACCTGCTGGACACCGTCAATGAAGAGATGCAGCGTTTGATGCAACTGATCAACGACTTGCTGAACTTCTCCCGCTACCAGAACGGTCTGCAGAAACTCTCGCTGGCGCCGTGTTCCATCGAGGAGCTGCTTGAGCGGGCCCGGTCGCGGTTCGCTGATACAGCGCAAGAGAAGGGCATCAACCTGCTGGTAGAGGTGCAAGGTCCGTTACCGTGGTTGCAGGCCGATCAACCGCAACTGGACCGTGTGCTCGACAACCTGATCGACAACGCCTTGCGCCATACCGGCCCTGACGGCCAGATACGCTTGCAGGCACGACGTCATGGGGAGCGGGTGATCATCAGCGTCGAGGACAATGGCGAGGGCATCGCCTACGGCCAGCAGGGGCGGATCTTCGAGCCTTTTGTGCAGGTCGGGCGCAAGAAGGGTGGCGCGGGGCTCGGCCTGGCGTTGTGCAAGGAAATCGTGCAGTTGCACGGTGGGCGGATGGGGGTTTATTCGCGGCCGGGGCAGGGCACGCAGTTCTACATGGCGTTGGCGGTTTAA
- a CDS encoding EAL domain-containing protein, with the protein MPAARETLRSWFYRPWFLAMLAAALSSVLLLALSLFVAIHQIEQNESLEMNAQGERFLSRLEQLFGQLREGLDDLEAQPLRTCDKDMIATLQQVTFNYRFVYEAAYMDASKICSNRPSQEGLSLTRAPDIQDPTYSYWLNTTTEPDENRAALMLGRGNFRVATSRGHLTDMVDLSPGSSLLVILDNGTRAIPVLGSPQAWPPTVPWPPKSSEALQVTPTRLIYLMPTKSPEYQLVLITPRTAVNVPTAWWWLVPASLALGILVGFMVFLLVRQRQSLDAELTGAIRRGELQVLYQPIFDLDSRNCVGAEALLRWRRPDGTLTSPDLFIPMAENTGQIRQMTDFVLQRLLEQLGQLLRANPQLYISVNLAACDVMVPRIGQVMARLLTLHRVAAKQIAFEVTERGLIDVVVARENLQALRDVGHQVLIDDFGTGYCSLAYLQTLPVDCLKIDKAFIDALGHDAASSGVAPHIIHMAQSLHLKVIAEGIEHEAQAAFLSSEGVKFGQGWLFAHALSAVQFIELITRGRRLAGRRLDDEA; encoded by the coding sequence ATGCCTGCTGCTCGAGAGACGCTTCGTAGCTGGTTCTATCGCCCGTGGTTTTTGGCGATGCTGGCGGCCGCCCTGAGCAGCGTGTTGCTATTGGCGCTCAGCCTGTTCGTGGCCATTCATCAGATCGAGCAGAACGAAAGTCTGGAAATGAACGCGCAAGGTGAGCGATTCCTTTCGCGCCTGGAGCAGTTGTTCGGGCAACTGCGCGAAGGCCTTGATGATCTGGAGGCCCAACCGCTGCGAACCTGCGACAAAGACATGATCGCCACTTTGCAGCAGGTCACCTTCAATTACCGCTTCGTTTACGAGGCCGCGTATATGGATGCCTCGAAGATCTGCTCCAACCGACCGAGCCAGGAAGGACTGTCGCTGACACGAGCACCGGACATTCAAGACCCCACTTACAGTTATTGGCTGAACACCACCACCGAACCTGATGAAAACCGCGCCGCACTCATGCTCGGACGGGGCAACTTCCGGGTCGCAACCTCTCGCGGACATTTGACCGACATGGTCGACCTGTCGCCGGGCAGCAGTCTTTTGGTGATACTCGACAACGGCACCCGCGCGATTCCGGTGCTGGGCTCCCCGCAAGCCTGGCCACCGACCGTGCCTTGGCCACCGAAAAGCAGCGAAGCCTTGCAAGTCACCCCGACTCGCTTGATTTACCTCATGCCGACCAAAAGCCCCGAATACCAATTGGTGCTGATCACCCCGCGCACCGCCGTGAATGTGCCCACCGCCTGGTGGTGGCTGGTGCCGGCCAGCCTGGCATTGGGAATACTGGTGGGTTTCATGGTGTTTCTGCTGGTGCGTCAGCGGCAATCGCTGGACGCCGAATTGACCGGTGCGATACGACGTGGCGAGTTGCAGGTGTTGTATCAACCGATCTTCGACCTCGACAGCCGCAACTGCGTCGGAGCCGAAGCCTTGCTGCGCTGGCGCCGGCCGGATGGCACCCTGACCAGCCCCGACCTGTTCATTCCGATGGCGGAGAACACCGGGCAGATCCGGCAGATGACCGACTTCGTCCTGCAACGCCTGCTGGAGCAGTTGGGGCAGTTGTTGCGGGCCAATCCGCAACTGTACATCTCGGTCAACCTCGCAGCGTGCGATGTCATGGTGCCGCGAATCGGTCAGGTGATGGCGCGCCTGCTGACCTTGCACCGGGTCGCGGCCAAGCAGATTGCCTTTGAGGTGACCGAGCGGGGATTGATTGACGTGGTGGTGGCCCGGGAAAATTTGCAGGCCTTGCGCGATGTCGGGCATCAGGTATTGATCGATGACTTTGGCACCGGCTATTGCAGCCTCGCCTATCTGCAAACCCTGCCGGTGGACTGCCTGAAAATCGACAAGGCGTTCATCGATGCGCTGGGGCATGACGCCGCCAGCAGTGGCGTGGCGCCGCATATCATTCACATGGCCCAGTCGCTTCACTTGAAGGTGATTGCCGAAGGGATCGAACATGAAGCCCAAGCCGCATTTTTGAGCAGCGAAGGGGTGAAGTTCGGTCAGGGCTGGTTGTTCGCCCATGCATTGAGCGCCGTACAGTTCATCGAGCTGATTACCCGGGGTCGGCGACTGGCCGGCCGACGCCTGGATGACGAAGCGTAA
- the algB gene encoding sigma-54-dependent response regulator transcription factor AlgB → MESATEHQGRILLVDDESAILRTFRYCLEDEGYSVATATSAAQADALLQRQVFDLCFLDLRLGEDNGLDVLAQMRIQAPWMRVVIVTAHSAVDTAVDAIQAGAADYLVKPCSPDQLRLATAKQLEVRQLSARLEALEGEVRKPKDGLDSHSPAMKVVLETARQVASTDANILILGESGTGKGELSQAIHGWSKRAKKSCVTINCPSLTAELMESELFGHSRGAFTGASESTLGRVNQADGGTLFLDEIGDFPLTLQPKLLRFIQDKEYERVGDPVTRRADVRILAATNLNLEDMVRDGRFREDLLYRLNVITLHLPPLRERREDILNLAERFLARFVKEYARPARVFSEEAREALLSYRWPGNIRELRNVVERASIICPQERVEISHLGMAETPVNNAPRIGAALSLDELEKAHIGAVLATADTLDQAAKTLGIDASTLYRKRKQYNL, encoded by the coding sequence ATGGAATCAGCCACTGAGCATCAAGGCCGCATTCTGCTGGTGGACGACGAATCCGCCATCCTGCGAACGTTCCGATACTGCCTCGAAGATGAAGGCTACAGCGTCGCCACCGCCACCAGCGCGGCGCAGGCCGATGCGCTGCTGCAACGCCAGGTGTTCGACCTGTGCTTCCTCGATTTGCGCCTCGGCGAGGACAATGGCCTCGACGTGTTGGCGCAGATGCGCATTCAGGCGCCGTGGATGCGCGTGGTGATTGTCACCGCACACTCGGCTGTGGACACCGCGGTGGATGCCATTCAGGCCGGCGCAGCGGATTATCTGGTCAAGCCGTGCAGCCCCGATCAATTGCGCCTTGCCACCGCCAAGCAACTGGAAGTGCGGCAACTGTCGGCCCGTCTGGAGGCGCTGGAAGGTGAAGTGCGCAAACCCAAGGACGGTCTGGATTCCCACAGCCCGGCGATGAAAGTGGTGCTTGAAACCGCCCGCCAGGTGGCCAGCACGGATGCCAACATCCTGATCCTCGGCGAGTCCGGTACCGGCAAGGGTGAACTGTCCCAGGCCATTCACGGCTGGAGCAAGCGTGCGAAAAAATCCTGCGTCACCATCAACTGCCCATCGCTGACCGCCGAACTGATGGAAAGCGAGTTGTTTGGTCACAGCCGTGGCGCGTTCACCGGCGCCAGTGAGAGCACGCTCGGGCGAGTGAACCAGGCTGACGGCGGAACGCTGTTTCTCGACGAGATCGGCGATTTTCCCCTGACGTTGCAGCCTAAATTACTGCGTTTCATCCAGGACAAAGAATATGAACGCGTCGGCGATCCGGTCACCCGCCGTGCCGATGTGCGCATCCTCGCGGCCACCAACCTCAATCTTGAAGACATGGTCCGCGACGGTCGTTTCCGTGAAGATTTGCTCTATCGCCTGAACGTCATCACCTTGCACCTGCCACCGCTGCGCGAACGGCGGGAAGATATTCTGAACCTGGCTGAGCGTTTTCTGGCCCGGTTCGTCAAGGAATACGCACGTCCCGCGCGGGTTTTCAGTGAAGAAGCCCGTGAAGCGCTGCTCAGCTATCGCTGGCCCGGGAACATCCGCGAGCTGCGCAACGTGGTCGAGCGGGCGAGCATTATTTGTCCACAGGAGCGGGTTGAAATCAGCCACTTGGGCATGGCCGAAACCCCGGTCAACAATGCGCCACGCATCGGCGCTGCGCTGAGCCTGGATGAACTGGAGAAGGCCCACATCGGTGCGGTCCTCGCCACCGCCGACACCCTGGATCAGGCCGCCAAGACGCTCGGCATCGACGCTTCGACGCTCTACCGCAAACGCAAGCAGTACAACTTGTGA
- a CDS encoding endonuclease/exonuclease/phosphatase family protein: protein MRRWGTERVVGLHDPQVNEHHLESTGLPADSRLRLLSFNIQVGISTERYRHYLTRGWQHLLPHTGRADNLQKIGNLLGDFDLVALQEADGGSLRSGYVNQVEHLAQLGAFPYWYQQLNRNLGRLGQHSNGVLSRLRPWAIEDHPLPGPKGRGAILVRFGEGPESLVVVMMHLALGARTRSMQLAYIRELIGGYKHQVLMGDMNTHASDLLQNSPLRDLGLLAPQLEATFPSWRPQRCLDHILLSPTLTLEKVEVLAQPISDHLPVAVEIRLPGSLTADAFPALSPAPRGTPE, encoded by the coding sequence ATGCGCCGCTGGGGTACTGAACGCGTCGTTGGCCTGCATGATCCGCAGGTCAACGAGCATCACCTGGAATCGACGGGCCTGCCCGCAGACAGTCGTCTGCGCTTGCTCAGCTTCAATATCCAGGTCGGTATCAGTACCGAGCGGTATCGGCACTACCTGACCCGGGGCTGGCAACACCTGTTGCCGCACACCGGGCGTGCCGACAATCTGCAAAAGATCGGCAATCTGCTGGGCGACTTCGATCTGGTTGCACTGCAGGAAGCCGATGGCGGCAGCCTGCGATCCGGCTACGTCAATCAAGTGGAACACCTGGCGCAACTCGGCGCCTTCCCCTACTGGTATCAACAACTCAATCGCAACCTCGGTCGTCTCGGCCAGCACAGCAATGGCGTGCTCAGCCGCCTGCGCCCGTGGGCGATTGAAGATCACCCGCTGCCGGGGCCCAAGGGTCGCGGGGCTATCCTGGTGCGCTTCGGCGAAGGTCCGGAATCGCTGGTGGTGGTCATGATGCATCTGGCGCTGGGCGCACGCACCCGCAGCATGCAACTGGCTTACATCCGCGAGTTGATTGGCGGCTATAAACACCAGGTGCTGATGGGTGACATGAACACTCATGCCAGTGATCTGCTGCAAAACTCCCCGTTGCGCGACCTCGGCCTGCTGGCACCGCAACTGGAAGCGACCTTCCCCAGCTGGCGCCCGCAGCGCTGCCTGGACCACATTCTGCTGAGCCCGACCCTGACGCTGGAAAAGGTCGAAGTGCTGGCTCAACCCATTTCCGATCACCTGCCGGTCGCGGTAGAAATTCGTCTGCCGGGTTCGCTCACGGCCGATGCATTCCCCGCGTTGAGTCCTGCCCCTCGCGGAACCCCTGAATGA